A part of Aegilops tauschii subsp. strangulata cultivar AL8/78 chromosome 2, Aet v6.0, whole genome shotgun sequence genomic DNA contains:
- the LOC109778254 gene encoding probable nucleolar protein 5-2, whose protein sequence is MLVLFETPAGFALFKVLDEGKLSSVEDLWKDFASSDKARKVVELKAFNKFENTSDALSAATLLIDSKPSKGLRKFLQKHCDGETLAVADSKLGNAIKEKLQIDCLHNSAVMELMRGLRNQLTELMSGLAEHDLGPMSLGLSHSLSRYKLKFSPEKVDTMIIQAIGLLDDLDKELNTYAMRVREWYGWHFPELTKIVADNIHYAKAVKMMGNRVNAVNLDFSEILPEEVEAELKEAAVISMGTEVNDLDLSNIRELCDQVLALSEYRAQLYDYLKSRMNTIAPNLTALVGELVGARLISHGGSLMNLAKQPGSTIQILGAEKALFRALKTKHATPKYGLIYHASLIGQAAPKHKGKISRSLAAKSALAIRYDALADGDDNSMGLESRIKLETRLRVLEGKELGRSAGSTKGKPKIEAYEKDRKGGGALITPAKTYNSAADLVLGQTTEETPKKSEVASKKRKHQEEEPTAEAAEEDGEQEKEKSKKKKKKSKDIEETPAAVTDASEKKKKKSKEAEDTPAANTDGEKKKKKKKSDAEDAPMEVDVSAKKEKKKKKKHADE, encoded by the exons ATGTTGGTGCTCTTCGAGACGCCCGCGGGGTTCGCCCTCTTCAAGGTGCTGGACGAGGGGAAGCTCAGCAGCGTCGAG GATCTGTGGAAGGACTTTGCCTCGTCGGACAAAGCAAGAAAG GTGGTTGAGCTGAAGGCTTTCAACAAGTTTGAAAACACTTCTGATGCTCTTTCAGCCGCAACTCTGCTAATTGATAGCAAGCCCAGCAAGGGTCTGCGCAAGTTCCTGCAGAAGCACTGTGATGGTGAAACATTGGCTGTTGCTGATTCTAAACTTGGGAATGCCATCAAAGAAAAGCTG CAAATTGATTGCCTTCACAACTCTGCTGTTATGGAACTGATGAGAGGGCTGAGGAACCAGCTCACTGAACTTATGTCTGGACTAGCTGAGCATGATCTAGGTCCAATGAGCCTAGGATTGTCCCACAGCTTGTCTAGGTATAAACTCAAGTTCAGCCCTGAAAAG GTTGACACTATGATCATTCAGGCCATTGGCTTGTTGGACGATCTTGACAAGGAGCTTAACACTTACGCTATGAGGGTCCGTGAATGGTACGGTTGGCACTTTCCGGAGCTCACGAAAATTGTTGCAGATAACATCCATTACGCGAAAGCTGTGAAGATGATGGGCAATCGTGTTAATGCAGTTAACCTTGACTTCTCTGAG ATACTGCCAGAAGAGGTGGAAGCAGAGCTGAAGGAGGCAGCTGTAATTTCCATGGGAACAGAAGTCAATGATCTTGACCTCTCAAACATCAGGGAACTGTGTGATCAAGTCCTGGCTCTTTCTGAGTACAGAGCCCAGCTCTATGACTATCTAAAAAGTAGGATGAATACCATTGCTCCCAACTTGACTGCACTTGTTGGTGAACTTGTTGGTGCTCGCCTTATTTCCCATGGTGGTAGTTTGATGAATCTGGCGAAGCAGCCTGGCAGCACGATTCAGATTCTGGGGGCAGAGAAG GCCTTATTCAGAGCTCTGAAGACAAAGCATGCCACACCAAAGTATGGTCTCATCTATCATGCATCATTAATTGGACAGGCGGCTCCGAAGCACAAGGGGAAGATCTCTCGCTCGCTTGCTGCTAAGAGTGCACTTGCCATAAGATATGATGCCCTTGCTGACGGTGACGATAACTCCATGGGTCTTGAAAGCAGGATCAAG CTTGAAACACGGCTTCGAGTTCTTGAGGGTAAGGAACTTGGGAGGTCTGCTGGTTCCACGAAAGGAAAGCCCAAGATAGAAGCGTATGAAAAGGACCGGAAGGGTGGTGGTGCTCTGATCACTCCCGCTAAA ACTTACAACTCAGCAGCAGATCTAGTGCTTGGACAAACCACTGAAGAAACGCCAAAGAAGTCAGAAGTTGCTTCAAAGAAGAGGAAGCACCAAGAGGAAGAACCTACTGCGGAGGCAGCTGAAGAGGACGGCGAGCAGGAGAAAGAGaagtccaagaagaagaagaagaaatccaaGGACATCGAGGAGACTCCAGCAGCCGTCACCGACGCTAgcgagaagaagaaaaagaagagcaAGGAGGCCGAGGACACCCCTGCAGCCAACACCGACGgcgagaagaagaaaaagaagaagaaatcaGACGCCGAGGACGCCCCCATGGAGGTCGACGTGTCTGccaagaaggagaagaagaaaaagaagaagcacGCTGACGAGTGA